In Sebaldella termitidis ATCC 33386, one DNA window encodes the following:
- the ilvN gene encoding acetolactate synthase small subunit, producing the protein MKKYEILIIAKNTDGIIARIMSLFNRRGYHALKMTAGVTNKLGYTRLTLTVEGDDKILDQIQKQVYKITDVVKVKIFPKENVIRRELMLLKVKANIETRAQIVQIAEIYRGEVVDVSPDSVTMELTGDSQKLGGFVDIMESYGVLEIARTGVLAMSRGEKL; encoded by the coding sequence ATGAAAAAGTATGAAATTTTAATAATAGCGAAGAATACTGACGGAATAATAGCAAGAATAATGTCGCTTTTTAACAGAAGAGGATATCATGCCCTGAAAATGACAGCGGGAGTAACTAACAAACTGGGATATACAAGACTTACACTTACGGTGGAAGGTGATGATAAAATACTTGATCAGATACAAAAACAGGTATATAAAATAACTGATGTGGTAAAGGTAAAGATATTTCCTAAGGAAAATGTCATAAGAAGAGAGCTTATGCTTTTGAAAGTAAAGGCAAATATAGAAACAAGGGCTCAGATAGTACAGATTGCCGAGATCTACAGAGGTGAAGTGGTAGATGTTTCTCCTGACTCGGTAACAATGGAGCTTACCGGGGACAGTCAAAAATTAGGAGGATTCGTAGATATAATGGAAAGCTACGGTGTTCTGGAAATAGCAAGAACAGGTGTTCTGGCTATGAGCAGGGGAGAAAAACTGTAA
- the ilvN gene encoding acetolactate synthase small subunit, with protein sequence MTRRHEILIIAKNKNGIVSRIMSLFNRRGYQVQKMTAGVTNKEGYARLTLTVEGDDKTLDQIQKQVYKIIDVVKVKVFPEEGVIRRELMLLKVKANHETRAQIVQIAEIYRGKVLDVSPTSLTIELTGDVQKLRGFIDILDNYGILEIAKTGVLAMSRGEKM encoded by the coding sequence ATGACTAGAAGACATGAAATTTTGATAATAGCCAAAAATAAAAACGGGATAGTATCAAGAATAATGTCGCTTTTTAACAGAAGAGGTTATCAGGTTCAGAAAATGACAGCAGGTGTTACAAATAAAGAAGGATATGCAAGACTGACCCTTACTGTGGAAGGTGATGACAAAACACTTGATCAGATACAAAAACAGGTATATAAAATAATAGATGTAGTAAAAGTAAAGGTATTTCCCGAAGAGGGCGTTATCAGAAGGGAGCTTATGCTTCTGAAGGTAAAGGCAAATCATGAAACAAGAGCACAGATAGTACAGATAGCTGAGATTTACAGAGGAAAGGTGCTGGATGTTTCGCCGACATCGCTTACTATAGAATTAACAGGAGATGTACAAAAATTAAGAGGATTTATAGATATTCTGGATAACTACGGTATACTTGAAATAGCAAAAACAGGAGTATTGGCAATGAGCCGCGGGGAAAAAATGTAA
- the ilvD gene encoding dihydroxy-acid dehydratase — protein MMRSDNLKKGDRRAPHRSLLKGLGFVNEEMDKPIIGIANSFNEIIPGHVHLQTLVQSVKDGIRMAGGVPMEFNTIGICDGLAMNHIGMKYSLVTRQIVADSIEATAMATPFDAIVFIPNCDKVVPGMLMAAARLNIPSIFISGGAMLAGVYKGKKIGLSNVFEYVGQFESGKMTAKELNMVEDMACPTCGSCSGMYTANTMNCLTEALGMGLPGNGTVPAVFSERLRLAKKAGMQILEILKADLKPKDIMTKEAFVNAVAVDMALGGSTNTALHLPAVAHDAGVKLTIDDFNEIAARVPQLCKLSPSGEYFIEDLYRAGGVTAVMRRLLENGELDGTQKTVALKTQEELCKEAYINDEDVIKPWDKPAYAGGGLAVLKGNLAELGSVVKAGAVADEMQVHSGPAKVYNSEEEAVDGILGGKVKSGDVVVIRYEGPKGGPGMREMLTPTSVIAGMGLDKEVALLTDGRFSGATRGASIGHVCPEAAVGGTIAVVRDGDIIEIDIPNRTLNVKLSDEEIAARKAELKPYEPEVTGYLKKYALHVGSAVNGAIEEY, from the coding sequence ATAATGAGAAGTGATAATTTGAAAAAGGGAGACAGAAGAGCACCGCACAGATCCCTGCTTAAGGGATTAGGTTTTGTAAATGAGGAAATGGACAAGCCTATTATAGGAATTGCCAATTCATTTAATGAGATAATACCGGGACATGTCCATCTGCAGACTCTTGTACAGTCTGTAAAAGACGGTATAAGAATGGCAGGAGGAGTTCCTATGGAATTTAATACGATAGGAATCTGCGACGGGCTGGCAATGAATCACATAGGAATGAAATATTCGCTGGTAACAAGACAGATAGTGGCTGATTCGATAGAAGCTACTGCGATGGCAACACCATTTGATGCTATAGTTTTTATACCAAACTGTGATAAGGTAGTTCCCGGAATGCTTATGGCAGCAGCAAGACTGAATATACCAAGTATATTTATAAGCGGAGGAGCAATGCTCGCAGGTGTCTATAAAGGGAAAAAAATAGGATTAAGCAATGTTTTTGAATATGTTGGGCAGTTTGAATCAGGGAAAATGACTGCAAAAGAACTGAATATGGTAGAAGATATGGCGTGTCCTACATGCGGGTCATGTTCGGGAATGTACACTGCAAATACAATGAACTGTCTGACTGAAGCTCTGGGAATGGGACTGCCCGGGAACGGAACTGTGCCTGCGGTATTTTCGGAAAGACTCAGACTTGCTAAAAAAGCAGGAATGCAGATACTGGAAATACTAAAAGCTGATCTGAAACCAAAAGATATAATGACAAAGGAAGCATTTGTAAATGCAGTGGCAGTGGATATGGCACTCGGAGGATCTACAAATACAGCACTTCATCTGCCGGCAGTAGCACATGATGCAGGAGTAAAACTTACTATAGATGATTTTAACGAAATTGCGGCGAGAGTACCTCAGCTGTGTAAGCTGTCACCTTCAGGAGAGTATTTCATAGAGGATTTATACAGAGCAGGCGGAGTTACTGCGGTAATGAGAAGACTGCTTGAAAACGGAGAGCTGGATGGAACTCAGAAAACAGTTGCACTGAAAACACAGGAAGAGCTGTGTAAGGAAGCATATATAAATGACGAGGATGTAATAAAGCCGTGGGATAAGCCGGCGTATGCAGGCGGAGGACTGGCAGTGCTGAAAGGAAATCTTGCCGAGCTGGGATCAGTGGTAAAAGCCGGGGCAGTGGCAGATGAAATGCAGGTACATTCAGGACCGGCAAAGGTGTATAATTCTGAAGAGGAGGCCGTGGACGGAATTCTCGGCGGAAAAGTAAAAAGCGGAGATGTAGTGGTAATAAGATATGAAGGACCTAAAGGCGGACCGGGAATGAGAGAAATGCTTACTCCGACATCTGTAATAGCAGGTATGGGACTGGATAAAGAAGTAGCACTTCTTACTGACGGAAGATTTTCAGGGGCGACAAGAGGAGCTTCAATAGGGCATGTGTGTCCTGAGGCAGCAGTAGGAGGAACTATAGCAGTAGTAAGAGACGGGGATATTATAGAAATAGATATACCAAACAGAACTCTGAATGTAAAACTAAGCGACGAGGAAATTGCAGCCAGAAAAGCCGAGCTGAAACCATATGAGCCTGAAGTAACAGGATATCTGAAAAAATATGCACTGCATGTAGGATCGGCAGTTAACGGAGCAATAGAAGAATATTAA
- a CDS encoding ABC transporter ATP-binding protein, with translation MIELVNIEKRFGNKRVLRNINLNLQEGKVYGLFGPNGVGKTTLLKIMAGYNKKTSGEYKINGLDFTYENKDHITFISDKEIFYGWMKIKDAVKYYKDFFTDFDEEKCLRLVKMMKLEADDKINVLSKGMKARLKVALAISRNAKLYLLDEPLGGLDPVSRKIILDTIKTLMNQNGILIITSHLVNDVADIIDHVLFISEGEIILDTEKSKLDLENYKLEDYYVKEYLNV, from the coding sequence GTGATAGAATTGGTAAACATAGAAAAGCGTTTTGGGAACAAAAGGGTGCTGAGAAATATTAACCTGAACCTGCAGGAGGGGAAGGTATACGGCTTATTTGGACCTAACGGTGTAGGGAAAACAACACTTCTGAAAATTATGGCAGGATATAATAAAAAAACATCAGGAGAATATAAGATAAACGGATTAGATTTTACTTATGAAAATAAGGATCATATAACATTTATTTCTGACAAGGAAATCTTTTACGGCTGGATGAAGATAAAAGATGCTGTGAAATATTATAAGGATTTTTTTACAGATTTTGATGAGGAGAAATGTCTGCGGCTGGTAAAAATGATGAAGCTCGAGGCAGATGATAAGATAAATGTGCTTTCCAAAGGAATGAAGGCACGTCTTAAAGTAGCTCTGGCAATAAGCAGAAATGCAAAGCTTTATCTTTTGGACGAACCGCTTGGGGGACTGGATCCCGTATCAAGAAAAATAATTCTGGATACAATAAAAACATTGATGAATCAGAACGGAATATTAATTATAACAAGTCATCTTGTGAATGATGTGGCAGATATAATAGACCATGTTTTATTTATTTCTGAGGGAGAAATAATACTGGATACTGAAAAATCAAAACTGGATCTGGAAAATTATAAATTAGAAGACTACTATGTAAAGGAGTACTTAAATGTTTAA
- a CDS encoding sugar O-acetyltransferase — MTEKEKRLLGLPHYLFKEPEISEEITRTKELCYEYNQLRPSDKEGQEEMLVRIFQKEFKNIKIWAPFQCFHGKNITLGKNFFANHNFIVIDMCEVIIGDDVMIGPNVTITTASHPKSPRQRKENIEFGAKVIIEDGVWISSGVTICPGVTIGKNSIIGAGSIVTKSIPANVVAYGTPCRVTEKIKEK; from the coding sequence ATGACTGAGAAAGAGAAACGACTGCTGGGACTGCCCCATTATTTATTTAAAGAGCCGGAAATATCCGAAGAAATAACAAGAACTAAAGAGCTCTGTTATGAATATAACCAGCTGAGACCGAGCGATAAAGAAGGACAGGAAGAAATGCTGGTAAGAATTTTTCAGAAGGAGTTTAAAAATATAAAGATATGGGCCCCGTTTCAATGCTTTCACGGGAAAAATATTACATTGGGAAAAAATTTTTTTGCAAATCATAATTTTATAGTGATAGATATGTGTGAAGTAATAATAGGCGATGATGTTATGATAGGACCAAACGTAACGATAACTACAGCCAGTCATCCGAAAAGTCCGCGTCAGAGAAAGGAAAATATAGAATTCGGAGCAAAAGTGATAATAGAGGACGGAGTGTGGATATCATCAGGTGTTACGATATGTCCCGGTGTAACAATAGGGAAAAATTCTATAATAGGTGCAGGAAGTATAGTAACAAAAAGCATTCCGGCAAATGTAGTAGCCTATGGAACTCCGTGCAGAGTGACTGAAAAAATTAAGGAAAAATAG
- the spoVG gene encoding septation regulator SpoVG — translation MKITDIRLRLGRGAEDGGKLKAYVDVTFDESFVIHGLKIIEGQNGLFVAMPSRRMPNGEFKDIAHPITPELRNELTDFIIKKFEEEKVNLEAAAATTAE, via the coding sequence ATGAAAATAACAGACATCAGATTAAGATTAGGAAGAGGCGCAGAGGATGGGGGAAAACTGAAAGCGTACGTAGATGTAACTTTTGATGAGAGTTTCGTAATTCATGGACTGAAAATTATAGAAGGACAGAACGGACTGTTTGTGGCTATGCCATCAAGAAGAATGCCAAATGGTGAATTCAAGGATATTGCCCATCCAATAACTCCGGAATTAAGAAATGAACTAACAGATTTCATAATTAAGAAATTTGAGGAAGAAAAAGTAAATCTTGAAGCGGCTGCGGCTACAACAGCAGAATAA
- the ilvA gene encoding threonine ammonia-lyase, with the protein MLTLCDFVEAKERLSNVLVKTKLIYSSTFSKEFGNTVYIKPENLQRTGSFKIRGAYNKIFMLSEEEKKKGLIASSAGNHAQGVAFAAQKLGVKATIVMPKHTPLIKVEATARFGAEVVLHGEVYDEAYEKAKELQEEKGYIFVHPFDDDAVIAGQGTIALEILKELPDVDIIMVPLGGGGLISGIAAAAKLKNPEIKIIGVEPEGAASAIKSLNEGKVTELSESYTIADGAAVKRIGDTTFEYIKKYVDEIITVSDYELMESFLILVEKHKLIAENAGILSLAGLRKIKEKDKKIVSVLSGGNIDVLTISSMISKGLISRGRIFSFSVQLPDKPGQLQMVSDILTRLNANVIKLDHNQFKNLDRFHEVELQVTVETNGEEHIQKIIKEFKNFGYEILRINI; encoded by the coding sequence ATGCTAACATTATGTGACTTTGTGGAAGCAAAGGAAAGATTATCAAATGTACTGGTAAAAACCAAGCTTATATACAGTTCCACATTTTCAAAGGAATTCGGGAACACAGTTTATATAAAGCCGGAAAACCTTCAGAGAACCGGATCATTCAAAATCAGGGGAGCATATAACAAAATATTTATGCTTTCCGAGGAAGAAAAGAAAAAAGGACTTATAGCCTCATCAGCGGGAAATCATGCTCAGGGAGTGGCATTTGCCGCACAAAAGCTGGGCGTCAAGGCAACTATAGTTATGCCGAAGCATACCCCCCTCATAAAAGTCGAGGCAACTGCAAGATTCGGTGCAGAAGTGGTTCTGCACGGTGAAGTTTATGATGAAGCATATGAGAAGGCAAAGGAGCTTCAGGAAGAAAAAGGATATATTTTTGTACATCCTTTTGATGATGATGCTGTGATTGCGGGTCAGGGAACAATTGCGCTGGAAATCTTGAAAGAGCTTCCCGATGTGGATATAATAATGGTTCCTCTTGGAGGCGGAGGACTGATATCCGGAATAGCAGCAGCGGCAAAACTAAAAAATCCGGAGATAAAAATAATAGGTGTAGAGCCTGAAGGGGCAGCCAGTGCCATAAAGTCACTAAATGAAGGTAAGGTAACAGAGCTTTCGGAGTCATATACAATAGCAGACGGAGCAGCAGTAAAAAGAATAGGAGATACTACTTTTGAATATATAAAAAAATATGTTGATGAAATAATAACGGTTTCTGATTATGAACTAATGGAATCATTTCTGATACTGGTAGAAAAGCACAAGCTGATAGCTGAAAATGCCGGGATTTTATCTCTGGCCGGACTGAGAAAGATAAAAGAAAAAGATAAGAAGATAGTTTCTGTATTAAGCGGAGGGAATATCGACGTTTTGACAATTTCTTCAATGATAAGCAAGGGACTTATTTCAAGAGGGAGAATATTTAGTTTTTCTGTTCAGCTTCCGGATAAGCCGGGACAGCTTCAGATGGTGTCGGATATACTGACAAGGCTAAATGCCAATGTAATAAAACTGGATCATAATCAGTTCAAAAATCTTGACAGATTTCACGAAGTGGAGCTTCAGGTAACTGTAGAAACTAACGGAGAAGAACATATACAGAAAATAATAAAAGAATTTAAGAATTTTGGCTATGAAATTCTGAGAATAAATATATAA
- the ilvB gene encoding biosynthetic-type acetolactate synthase large subunit yields the protein MEDKMISGARIILECLSRLGVKNIFGYPGGSVIPIYDELYSFKGLNHYFSRHEQGAAHEADGYARVSGEVGVCLATSGPGATNLVTGIMTAHMDSIPLLAITGQVVSNLLGKDAFQESDIVGITVPITKNNYLVQNIKDLPHMMKEAHYIARTGRPGPVLIDVPKDIQLAKIPFAEFEKLYNQEIELEGYEPTYHGHPMQIKKAVKEIQNAKKPLIIAGAGILRANASDELKELAEKMDIPVTMTLLGLGAFPSSNELSLGMLGMHGTVYANYATAEADLIIAAGIRFDDRITGNPDKFCKNAKIIHIDIDPAEIGKNKKPDIPIVGDLKNILTEINGKLKDKNNKEWHEKIKEWKEEYPLIYKKQDESKLCPQEVLEKINSIVKGEAIIVTDVGQHQMWAAQYLDYEKPNTICTSGGAGTMGFGLPAAIGAQVAKPKEKVITIVGDGGVQMNIQELMVVKQYNLPVKIVILNNSYLGMVRQWQEMFNEKRYSFVDLEHNPDFVKLGEAYGIKSVELSKPEDLVQMEELLNTDGPVLINCIVEKEENVFPMIPSGTSVDQMVGKKGEI from the coding sequence ATGGAAGATAAGATGATAAGCGGGGCCAGAATAATACTGGAATGCCTCAGCAGACTAGGAGTAAAAAATATATTTGGATATCCCGGCGGAAGCGTGATTCCTATTTATGATGAATTATACAGTTTTAAGGGTCTTAATCATTATTTTTCAAGACATGAACAGGGAGCGGCACATGAAGCTGACGGGTATGCAAGGGTTTCTGGAGAAGTAGGTGTGTGTCTTGCCACTTCAGGACCGGGAGCTACCAATTTGGTAACAGGAATAATGACTGCACATATGGACTCTATACCTCTTCTCGCCATTACAGGACAGGTAGTAAGCAACCTTTTGGGAAAAGATGCATTTCAGGAAAGTGACATAGTGGGGATAACAGTACCTATTACAAAAAACAATTATCTGGTTCAGAATATAAAGGATCTGCCGCATATGATGAAGGAGGCCCATTATATAGCAAGAACCGGAAGACCGGGACCTGTACTCATAGATGTGCCCAAAGATATACAGCTGGCAAAGATTCCTTTTGCAGAATTTGAAAAACTGTATAATCAGGAAATAGAGCTGGAAGGATATGAACCTACATATCACGGGCATCCTATGCAGATCAAAAAAGCCGTAAAAGAAATACAAAATGCAAAAAAGCCGTTAATTATAGCAGGAGCCGGAATATTAAGGGCAAATGCAAGTGATGAGCTGAAAGAACTGGCTGAAAAAATGGATATACCTGTGACTATGACTCTTCTGGGTCTCGGAGCTTTTCCTTCAAGCAATGAATTATCGCTGGGAATGCTCGGGATGCACGGAACAGTTTATGCAAACTACGCTACTGCAGAAGCTGATCTGATAATAGCGGCAGGAATCAGATTTGACGATAGAATTACAGGAAATCCTGATAAATTTTGTAAAAATGCAAAAATAATACATATTGATATAGATCCTGCGGAGATAGGAAAGAATAAAAAGCCGGATATACCAATAGTAGGAGATTTGAAAAATATACTGACGGAAATAAACGGAAAGCTGAAAGATAAAAATAACAAGGAATGGCATGAAAAAATAAAGGAATGGAAAGAAGAATACCCGCTGATTTACAAAAAACAGGATGAATCAAAGCTGTGTCCTCAGGAGGTTCTGGAAAAGATAAACAGCATAGTAAAAGGAGAAGCAATAATAGTAACCGATGTAGGTCAGCATCAGATGTGGGCGGCACAGTATCTCGACTATGAAAAGCCGAACACAATATGTACTTCCGGGGGAGCCGGAACAATGGGATTCGGACTGCCGGCAGCAATCGGGGCACAGGTGGCAAAGCCGAAAGAGAAAGTAATAACAATAGTAGGCGACGGCGGAGTACAGATGAATATTCAGGAGCTGATGGTAGTAAAGCAGTATAACCTTCCTGTCAAAATAGTAATTTTGAATAACTCTTATCTGGGAATGGTAAGACAGTGGCAGGAAATGTTTAATGAAAAAAGATACTCTTTTGTAGATCTTGAACATAACCCTGATTTTGTAAAGCTGGGTGAAGCCTATGGAATAAAATCAGTAGAGCTGTCAAAGCCGGAAGATCTTGTTCAGATGGAAGAGCTTTTGAATACAGACGGGCCTGTTCTGATAAACTGTATAGTTGAAAAAGAAGAGAATGTCTTTCCGATGATCCCCTCAGGAACAAGTGTTGATCAGATGGTAGGGAAAAAGGGGGAGATTTAG
- the pth gene encoding aminoacyl-tRNA hydrolase encodes MKLIVGLGNPGENYKMTRHNAGFIYVDEYLKENGFRSRDYKNKFKGEIAELNKLGKKALFLKPLTFMNLSGESVREAVNFYKLDPAHDLFVIYDDMDLELGRIKIRKNGRPGGHNGIKSIISHVGPEFIRIKCGIGRPGGRTDVVNYVLGKLTDEEKEVLKENRERINSLIDDIIDGKDADQLMAVYNQK; translated from the coding sequence ATGAAACTAATAGTAGGCTTGGGAAATCCCGGTGAAAATTATAAAATGACGAGACATAATGCGGGGTTTATCTACGTGGACGAATACCTGAAGGAAAACGGATTTAGAAGCAGGGATTATAAAAATAAGTTTAAAGGCGAAATAGCAGAGCTGAACAAACTGGGAAAAAAGGCACTGTTCCTGAAGCCGCTTACATTTATGAACCTAAGCGGGGAATCAGTGAGAGAAGCCGTAAACTTTTATAAACTTGACCCTGCTCATGATTTATTTGTGATATATGATGATATGGATCTGGAACTAGGACGTATCAAAATAAGAAAAAACGGAAGACCCGGCGGACATAACGGTATAAAGTCAATAATAAGCCATGTAGGGCCTGAATTTATCAGAATAAAGTGTGGAATCGGGCGTCCCGGAGGAAGAACAGATGTGGTAAATTATGTTCTGGGAAAGCTTACCGATGAGGAGAAAGAAGTATTAAAGGAGAACAGAGAAAGAATAAACAGCTTAATAGATGATATTATCGACGGAAAAGATGCAGATCAGCTTATGGCTGTTTATAATCAAAAATGA
- a CDS encoding RNA-binding S4 domain-containing protein — protein sequence MRLDKFLKVTRIIKRRTIAKELADNGNIQINNEEKKSSYSVKAGDVLDIKYFNKNIKIRVKEVPSENLRKEDIENYIEVLSS from the coding sequence ATGAGACTTGATAAGTTTCTTAAGGTAACGAGAATAATCAAAAGAAGAACTATCGCAAAAGAACTTGCTGATAATGGAAATATCCAGATAAACAACGAGGAAAAAAAATCATCTTACAGTGTCAAGGCAGGAGATGTACTTGATATAAAATATTTTAACAAAAATATAAAAATAAGAGTAAAAGAAGTGCCCAGCGAAAATCTGAGAAAAGAAGATATAGAAAATTACATCGAGGTGCTTTCATCATGA
- the ispE gene encoding 4-(cytidine 5'-diphospho)-2-C-methyl-D-erythritol kinase, with the protein MIYSNCKINLGLNILKKREDGYHELDMVMMPVDFNDVLKYEDYGEKGDLILEVSDTRIPIDEKNIVRKAYNLYFDNSNTPRQKIKVFLDKKIPHEAGLGGGSSNAAFILRKLNDKYKLYTNEELEKIALKVGADVPFFIRNKSARVTGIGEKIEEIENNLSSEILLIKPQQGMSTGQVYSYYKDNKKDLKMADIMSIVKALKENNLTQLLKNIENSLEQLIFKKDSSFRDLKNELEDALAKKIFLSGSGSCFFAFCENGNFDTSKLDKKNVFYQKTNRLVQNYGK; encoded by the coding sequence ATGATATATTCGAACTGTAAGATCAATCTGGGATTGAATATCCTGAAAAAAAGAGAAGACGGGTATCATGAACTGGATATGGTAATGATGCCTGTGGATTTTAACGATGTGTTGAAATATGAAGATTACGGGGAAAAAGGCGACCTGATACTGGAAGTCAGTGATACAAGAATACCGATAGATGAAAAAAATATAGTGAGAAAAGCATATAATCTGTATTTTGATAACTCTAACACCCCGAGACAAAAAATAAAAGTATTTTTGGATAAAAAAATACCGCATGAAGCCGGACTCGGCGGAGGCAGCTCCAATGCAGCTTTTATACTCAGAAAGCTGAATGACAAGTATAAGCTGTATACTAATGAAGAGTTGGAAAAAATAGCTCTAAAGGTAGGAGCAGACGTACCGTTTTTTATAAGAAATAAAAGTGCAAGGGTAACAGGGATCGGCGAAAAAATAGAAGAGATAGAAAATAATCTGTCATCAGAAATACTTCTTATAAAACCGCAGCAGGGGATGTCAACAGGGCAGGTCTACAGTTATTACAAAGATAATAAAAAAGATCTGAAAATGGCGGATATTATGAGTATAGTAAAGGCTCTGAAAGAAAATAACCTGACTCAGCTTTTAAAAAATATAGAAAATTCACTGGAACAGCTTATCTTTAAAAAAGACAGCAGCTTCAGAGATTTGAAAAATGAATTGGAAGATGCTTTGGCCAAAAAGATATTTTTATCAGGAAGCGGAAGCTGCTTTTTTGCATTTTGCGAAAACGGAAATTTTGATACAAGTAAACTTGATAAAAAAAATGTTTTTTATCAAAAAACGAACAGGCTAGTGCAAAATTATGGAAAATAA
- a CDS encoding 2-isopropylmalate synthase, with the protein MTRKIKIFDTTLRDGEQTPRVNLNSQEKLRIAKQLESLGVDIIEAGFAISSPGDFEAVSTIAEHVKDSTIASLARAVKKDIETAARALEKANKKRIHIFLATSPLHREYKLKMGKEEILEKIYEAVKYGKTLMDDIQFSAEDAMRTEPEYLAEAYNAAIAAGATTINVPDTVGYRTPTEIFERITYLRENVKGIDGVDISTHCHNDLGLAVANSIAAVEAGATQIECTINGLGERAGNTSLEEVVMILATRKDKYENLTTRIDTRQIYPTSKMVSLLTGVATQPNKAIVGANAFSHESGIHQHGVLANPETYEIITPESVGRDTNSLVLGKLSGKHAFVDKMEKLGFSMDNEKIDELFAEFKKLADKKKYILDEDIISLVTGDAGKFEGRVKLESFEITRREGKPKAEVTITIDNKEQTMTAIGDGPVDAAYHAINNMLGNSYDVAEYKLDSITGDTDAQAQVVVIIEKNGERHMGRGQSTDIVEASIIAYINAVNRLYKGEEND; encoded by the coding sequence ATGACTAGAAAAATAAAGATATTTGATACCACATTAAGAGACGGGGAGCAGACACCCAGAGTAAATCTGAATTCGCAGGAGAAGCTGAGAATAGCAAAACAGCTGGAATCATTAGGGGTAGATATAATAGAAGCAGGATTTGCCATTTCATCTCCGGGAGATTTTGAAGCTGTAAGCACAATAGCTGAGCATGTAAAGGATTCTACAATAGCCAGTCTGGCAAGAGCTGTAAAGAAAGATATAGAAACAGCAGCAAGAGCATTAGAAAAGGCAAATAAAAAGAGAATACATATTTTTCTTGCTACTTCACCGTTACACAGAGAATATAAACTGAAAATGGGCAAGGAAGAAATTCTGGAAAAGATATATGAAGCAGTAAAATACGGAAAAACATTAATGGACGATATACAGTTCTCGGCAGAGGATGCTATGAGAACAGAGCCTGAATATCTTGCAGAAGCATATAATGCTGCTATAGCGGCAGGGGCTACTACAATAAATGTTCCGGATACTGTGGGATACAGAACTCCTACGGAAATTTTTGAGAGAATAACGTATTTAAGGGAAAATGTAAAAGGAATAGACGGAGTGGATATTTCTACACATTGCCATAATGATCTGGGACTTGCTGTGGCAAATTCAATAGCAGCAGTAGAAGCAGGTGCAACACAGATAGAGTGTACTATAAACGGTCTTGGAGAAAGAGCGGGAAATACATCTCTTGAAGAAGTGGTTATGATTCTTGCTACAAGAAAAGATAAATATGAAAATCTTACTACAAGAATAGATACAAGACAAATCTATCCTACAAGTAAGATGGTCAGTCTTCTTACAGGTGTAGCAACACAGCCTAACAAAGCAATAGTGGGAGCAAATGCATTTTCTCATGAGTCTGGAATTCATCAGCACGGGGTGCTGGCTAATCCTGAAACATATGAGATAATAACTCCGGAGAGTGTAGGAAGAGATACAAACAGCCTTGTACTTGGTAAATTATCAGGAAAACATGCTTTTGTTGATAAAATGGAAAAGCTTGGATTTTCTATGGATAATGAAAAAATAGATGAATTATTTGCAGAGTTTAAAAAGCTTGCAGATAAGAAAAAATATATTCTTGATGAAGATATTATATCTCTTGTAACTGGTGACGCTGGTAAATTCGAGGGAAGAGTAAAGCTGGAAAGTTTCGAGATTACAAGAAGAGAAGGAAAACCAAAAGCAGAGGTTACTATTACCATAGATAATAAAGAACAAACTATGACAGCAATAGGTGACGGACCGGTAGATGCCGCATATCATGCAATAAATAACATGCTTGGGAATAGTTATGACGTGGCTGAATACAAACTGGATTCCATCACAGGCGATACAGATGCACAGGCTCAGGTAGTAGTGATAATAGAGAAAAACGGCGAAAGACATATGGGAAGAGGACAAAGCACGGATATAGTGGAAGCCAGTATCATAGCGTATATAAATGCCGTAAATCGGCTCTATAAAGGAGAAGAAAATGATTAA